TAAAGTATGAGACGCCCCGGCAGAGGGCCGCAGGGAAACTATTCGAGGGCGATGCCGCTGAAATCACCGCTACGGTCATCGAGCTTCTGGCGAATGAAGCCAGGGTGATAGGATAAGGAGGCGCGTTATGGCGAAAATACTGGTTGTTGCTGATATTGAGAAAGGCGCAGTGGGACGGTCAACCCTTGAACAGCTGGCCTTCGCCAGGAAGTCGGGAATTCCGGCGGACGCGGTCCTCATCGGGAACGGCGTGGGACAGCTGGCCGACCTGTGCGCGGGCCACGGCGCGGAAAGGGTTTTCGTCTGCGACCATTCAAGCGTTGAAAAATTCCTCAACGCGTCCTGGTCCGCCCTGATCGTGGAGGCACGGAAACAGAGCGGCGCCGACATCGTGCTGATGAAAGCCTCGGAATTAGGGAAGGCCCTCGCGCCGAAGGTCGCGGGCAAGCTGGGCGCGGGAATCGCCAATGACTGCGGCAGGATTGTCATTGACGGCGACACCGTCACCGTGTCAAGGCCGGCCATGGGCACGAGAGTCATGGAGACATTGAAGTTCAAGTCGTCCCTCAAAGTAATATCGGTCAAACAGGGACTGGCGGAGATTGATCCGGCCGCGAGGCCCCGGGCCGCCCGCAGGATCGACATAGCCGTGCCCGCCCCGGAACCGCGTAACATCCTCAGGGAGATAATCGTTAAAAAGACCGAGCGGGTCGACCTGGGAGAGGCGCGCATAGTCATCTCTATCGGCAGGGGCGCGCAGAGGAATCTGGATGATGTCAACAAGCTCGCCGATTCAATGGGCGCGGCAGTGGGAGCGACACGCCCCGTCATCGATGCCGGCCTTCTTCCCTACAACCTCCAGGTGGGGCAAACAGGGCGCAAGGTCAGTCCCGACCTTTACATCGCACTGGGCATATCCGGATCGATCCTCCATGTCTCGGGAATGGTGGAATCGAAGTGCATAGTCGCGGTGAACAGGGACCCGCAGGCGCCCATCTTCGCCGTTGCGGATTACGGTATTGTCGGCGATGTCAATGCGGTTCTGCCGGTCTTTAAAAAAAATATCGCAGGATTCTTTAAATAAAAAATGAAGAGACTTGTTGGCGCCGTCTTCGGGAAATGCGAATGCAGCAATATTTATTTATTGAAATATTCGAAAGTTAATCATTAATGTTACCGTGCATCCGTATCAGTATCGGATGTAGAATACTTTATAATCATGATAACCGGGCGGTAACTCTATGGCAAATATAATACTTCTTATTGTCCTCGGCGTCACGGCCGGGATCCTGAGCGGACTGATCGGCATCGGGGGCGGCATCATCATCATTCCGGCCCTGATCTTTATTTTCGGGTTCTCTCAGCACCAGGCCCAGGGCACGACCCTGGCCCTGATGGTCCCGCCCATAGGGATCCTCGCGGCCTGGACCTATTACCGGCAGGGCCTTGTGGACCTGCACGCGGCCCTGTTCATATGCATCGGCTTTGTCGCGGGCAGTTTTCTCGGGGCCAAGGTGGCGACGGTCGTCTCCAGCGCTGTTATGGAAAAAATATTCGGCGTCGCCCTGCTGCTACTCTCGTTAAAAATGATATTCGCCAAATGAAACGGGCTAAATTCTTGACGAACGGTGCGGTTGTTGTAAGACTTGATAACCGTAAACCATGTCATGGCTTTATAATCCCATTTTTGATTTATATAGTAAGCTGATAAATATATTGAATAATAATAATCCCCGCTGATCCATGATAGACAG
Above is a genomic segment from Spirochaetota bacterium containing:
- a CDS encoding electron transfer flavoprotein subunit alpha/FixB family protein; this translates as MAKILVVADIEKGAVGRSTLEQLAFARKSGIPADAVLIGNGVGQLADLCAGHGAERVFVCDHSSVEKFLNASWSALIVEARKQSGADIVLMKASELGKALAPKVAGKLGAGIANDCGRIVIDGDTVTVSRPAMGTRVMETLKFKSSLKVISVKQGLAEIDPAARPRAARRIDIAVPAPEPRNILREIIVKKTERVDLGEARIVISIGRGAQRNLDDVNKLADSMGAAVGATRPVIDAGLLPYNLQVGQTGRKVSPDLYIALGISGSILHVSGMVESKCIVAVNRDPQAPIFAVADYGIVGDVNAVLPVFKKNIAGFFK
- a CDS encoding sulfite exporter TauE/SafE family protein produces the protein MANIILLIVLGVTAGILSGLIGIGGGIIIIPALIFIFGFSQHQAQGTTLALMVPPIGILAAWTYYRQGLVDLHAALFICIGFVAGSFLGAKVATVVSSAVMEKIFGVALLLLSLKMIFAK